One genomic segment of Echeneis naucrates chromosome 18, fEcheNa1.1, whole genome shotgun sequence includes these proteins:
- the larp7 gene encoding la-related protein 7, whose translation MSSTQRMIDTEKGDDGAGAKKPSIKNKDTEKKKRSRVKQLLGDVKKQVEFWFGDVNLHKDRFLRKIIDESDNGYVDISVLASFNRMKKLTTDTKLIARALKNSSVVEVNLEGNKVRRQHPIGDIPNDTDNRTVYVELLPKDVTHSWIERVFTKCGNVVYVSIPRYKSSGDSKGFAFVEFEKKEQAQKAIEMLNNPPEDAPRKPGIFPKTRSRKAITLPADNPPSGEEEEKKKKKKKKKKEAAMLPTTTEEAKEHPMEAEPSEEKVKHSAAGSFEPEVASTQKTAGKLSEKKRRRSQTVEGSDSDLPAKIRKTSISEFAEKEKGITIADSPSHSDTDRGVEEGKENRDDSTVKAKRKRKKKHKEKLKIGEEVIPLRVLSKKDWLELKEEYLTLQKRSMASLKKCISKIDHKEEKSLMETDSDRQDGDMKSNKGEKLTNQGPQFTSGVIIKITDNKPLPARKFIKDVLSKISPVAYIDILEGDAEGHIRFHNPEEAKAVSDVRAELQKEHSWKLDILTGDHEQRYWQKILVDRQVKLNRPREKKRGTEKLISKAEKIIIARAKEAHKHIRFQED comes from the exons ATGAG tTCCACCCAGAGGATGATTGATACAGAGAAAGGTGATGATGGTGCTGGTGCCAAAAAGCCCAGCATTAAAAACaaggacacagagaagaagaagcggTCTCGAGTCAAACAGCTGCTGGGTGATGTGAAGAAGCAAGTGGAGTTCTGGTTCGGAGATGTCAACCTTCACAAGGATCGCTTTCTGAGAAAAATTATTGACGAGTCAGACAATGGAT ATGTTGACATATCTGTCTTGGCAAGCTTCAATCGAATGAAAAAGCTGACAACTGACACAAAGCTGATTGCAAGGGCACTGAAAAATTCATCTGTTGTTGAG gtgaACTTGGAAGGCAATAAAGTCCGGCGTCAACATCCGATTGGTGACATTCCAAATGACACAGACAACCGCACAGTCTATGTG GAACTTCTGCCCAAGGATgtgacacacagctggatagaAAGAGTATTCACAAAATGTGGGAATGTGGTTTATGTGAGCATCCCCAGATACAAGTCCTCTGGTGATTCCAAGGGTTTTGCATTTGTTGAGTTTGAAAAAAAGGAGCAAGCACAGAAAGCCATAGAG ATGCTGAACAACCCCCCTGAAGATGCTCCAAGGAAACCAGGGATTTTTCCTAAGACCAGAAGTAGGAAGGCGATTACTCTGCCAGCAGACAATCCACCATCAG gtgaagaagaagaaaaaaaaaagaaaaagaagaagaaaaagaaagaggctgCCATGCTACCAACAACTACAGAAGAAGCCAAAGAACACCCTATGGAAGCGGAACCATCAGAAGAAAAGGTGAAGCACTCAGCAGCAGGGAGCTTTGAACCAGAGGTAGCCAGCACTCAGAAGACAGCAGGGAAATTGTCAGAGAAAAAGCGAAGACGGTCACAGACAGTTGAAGGCTCAGACAGTGACCTACCAGCTAAAATAAGGAAAACCAGTATTAGTGAATTtgcagaaaaggagaaaggaatAACAATAGCTG aTTCACCAtctcacagtgacacagacagaggtgttgaggaagggaaagaaaacagagatgaCTCAACAGTTaaagcaaagaggaagagaaagaagaagcacAAGGAGAAGTTGAAAATTGGGGAGGAAGTCATCCCACTGCGGGTTTTATCAAA GAAAGATTGGCTTGAACTGAAGGAGGAGTATTTGACCTTGCAGAAGCGCAGCATGGCATCCCTGAAAAAGTGTATCAGTAAGATAGATCACAAGGAGGAGAAGAGTCTaatggagacagacagtgatcGTCAAGATGGGGACA TGAAAAGCAACAAAGGTGAAAAACTAACCAACCAGGGTCCTCAGTTTACCAGTGGTGTCATCATAAAGATTACAGACAACAAGCCATTACCAGCGAGAAAGTTCATCAAA GATGTGCTCAGCAAAATATCTCCTGTGGCATACATTGACATCTTGGAGGGAGATGCTGAGGGTCACATCCGTTTTCACAACCCAGAGGAAGCTAAAGCTGTTAGTGATGTCAGAGCAGAGCTACAGAAAGAGCACAGCTGGAAACTTGATATTCTTACAG GTGACCACGAACAAAGGTACTGGCAGAAAATCCTAGTCGACCGTCAGGTCAAGTTAAATCGtccaagagaaaagaaaagaggcacaGAGAAG CTCATATCCAAAGCAGAAAAAATCATCATTGCCCGAGCCAAAGAGGCCCATAAGCACATCCGTTTCCAAGAAGACTGA
- the LOC115059059 gene encoding ADAMTS-like protein 1, protein MSAYIQKQYRHTYCILFDAFSAGKGRSCNNMGANGAVCSEKRNSSQSAELCLGQGCLLRWRVDPWSPCSATCGGGFQTRSIRCLRGPEGKSREAESQLCLETARRPSDTRVCNLLPCARWTATSWGPCHGQCIGPNLATQHRHVYCQNTNGSKVPYRMCSGLHRPSSLKNCSTESCALHWHVGPWTQCTATCGRHGFQSRQVTCAHRRTGKATREHHCMWRPRPPSWQRCNILSCGRAVECRDSTRYCEKVRQLELCPLPQFKSRCCHSCRTT, encoded by the exons ATGTCTGCTTATATCCAAAAACAATATagacacacatactgtattttatttgatgCATTTTCAGCTGGTAAAGGGAGAAGTTGTAACAATATGGGAGCAAATGGCGCAGTTTGCTCtgagaagagaaacagcagccaatcagcagagcTGTGTCTTGGACAAGGCTGTCTCCTCAG GTGGCGAGTTGATCCTTGGTCACCATGTTCAGCCACATGTGGAGGTGGGTTCCAGACCAGGAGTATCCGCTGCTTGAGGGGTCCTGAGGGCAAGTCCAGGGAGGCAGAGAGCCAACTCTGCCTTGAAACGGCCAGGAGACCTTCTGACACTCGGGTATGCAACCTTCTGCCATGTGCCAGATGGACCGCAACCTCTTGGGGGCCG TGCCATGGCCAGTGTATAGGTCCCAATCTGGCAACCCAGCACCGCCATGTTTACTGCCAAAACACAAATGGGAGTAAAGTGCCCTACAGGATGTGCAGCGGACTCCACAG GCCCAGCTCTCTGAAGAACTGCTCCACAGAGAGTTGTGCACTTCACTGGCACGTCGGGCCATGGACACAGTGCACTGCCACCTGTGGACGACATGGCTTCCAGTCGCGGCAGGTGACCTGCGCACACCGTCGAACTGGAAAAGCTACACGAGAACATCACTGTATGTGGAGGCCTCGCCCCCCCAGCTGGCAGCGATGCAACATTTTGTCCTGTGGAAGAG CAGTAGAGTGTCGAGACAGCACGAGGTACTGTGAGAAGGTTCGACAGCTGGAGCTCTGCCCGCTGCCCCAGTTTAAGAGCCGCTGCTGTCATTCCTGCCGAACCACCTGA